A stretch of Blautia liquoris DNA encodes these proteins:
- a CDS encoding glycine C-acetyltransferase, translated as MARKNEILDIYAKEVEKIKEAGLFKGEAPFVSPQGARVVMEDGRELLCMCSNNYLGLGDDPRLIDAAKRTYDEKGYGVASVRFICGTQDIHKKLERKISDFLSTDDTILYSSCFDANGGLFETILSEEDAVISDELNHASIIDGVRLCKAKRFRYKNNNMEDLESKLKEADDAGAKVKLIATDGVFSMDGIICNLKGICDLADQYNALVMVDDSHAVGFIGKTGRGTPEYCGVQGRVDIITGTLGKALGGASGGYTSGRKEIIDLLRQRSRPYLFSNSLAPAIAGASLELFNMLDESTRLRDHLEEVTRYYRNLLVDNGFDVILGTHPCVPVMLYDEKVAAEFAKRMMEKGVYVVAFSYPVVPKGKARIRTQVCASHTKEDLEFVVKCFIEVRHEMGLDKE; from the coding sequence AGTGATGGAAGACGGCAGAGAACTTCTCTGTATGTGTTCAAATAATTACCTGGGTCTGGGGGACGATCCCCGACTGATTGATGCGGCGAAGAGAACATATGATGAGAAAGGCTACGGAGTGGCATCTGTGCGATTCATCTGCGGGACGCAGGATATTCATAAAAAACTGGAAAGAAAGATATCTGATTTTCTAAGTACAGATGACACTATTTTATATTCGTCCTGCTTCGATGCAAACGGAGGTCTGTTCGAGACAATTCTTTCCGAAGAAGATGCCGTTATCAGCGATGAGCTGAACCATGCATCGATCATCGATGGCGTACGTCTTTGCAAAGCAAAGCGTTTCCGCTATAAGAACAACAATATGGAAGATCTGGAATCTAAGCTGAAAGAAGCGGACGATGCGGGGGCAAAGGTAAAACTGATCGCAACAGATGGTGTATTTTCCATGGATGGAATTATCTGCAACCTAAAAGGAATCTGTGATCTTGCAGATCAATACAATGCTCTCGTCATGGTAGATGACAGCCACGCGGTGGGATTTATCGGAAAAACAGGACGCGGAACTCCAGAGTATTGTGGTGTGCAGGGGCGGGTAGATATCATCACCGGAACGCTTGGAAAAGCACTGGGAGGAGCCTCAGGAGGATATACCTCAGGCCGAAAAGAGATTATTGATCTTCTCAGACAGAGAAGTCGTCCGTATCTGTTCTCGAATTCATTGGCTCCCGCTATTGCGGGCGCAAGCCTGGAATTATTCAATATGCTTGATGAGAGCACCAGGCTTCGGGATCATCTGGAGGAAGTAACACGATACTACCGAAATCTCCTTGTGGACAATGGCTTTGACGTTATCTTGGGGACACATCCTTGTGTACCGGTTATGCTCTACGATGAGAAAGTTGCAGCAGAATTTGCAAAACGTATGATGGAAAAAGGAGTCTATGTAGTGGCGTTTTCTTATCCGGTCGTTCCAAAGGGAAAGGCCAGAATTCGTACCCAGGTTTGTGCGAGCCATACAAAAGAGGATCTGGAATTTGTTGTAAAGTGTTTCATAGAGGTTAGACACGAGATGGGACTGGACAAAGAATAA
- the typA gene encoding translational GTPase TypA yields the protein MKTKRNDVRNVAIIAHVDHGKTTLVDGLLRQSGIFRANQEVQDRVMDSNAIERERGITILSKNTAVNYKGTKINIIDTPGHADFGGEVERVLKMVNGVILLVDAFEGPMPQTKFVLQKALDLDLKVIVCINKIDRPEARPAEVIDEVLELLMDLNASDEQLDCPFLYASAKGGFALDNLEDEPKDMTPIFETILNYIPAPEGDPDKGTQVLISTIDYNEYVGRIGVGKVDNGKIKINEDILLLNHHDPQKQERVKVSKLYEFEGLNKAEVQEAGIGSIVAISGIPDIRIGDTLCDPSNPEAIPFQKISEPTISMNFMVNDSPMAGQEGKYITSRHLRDRLYRELNTDVSLRVEDTKTPECLKVSGRGELHLSVLIENMRREGYEFAVSKAEVLYKADERGRKLEPMEIAYVDVPEEFSGTVIQRLSERKGELQGMSQASGGNTRLEFEIPSRGLIGFRGDFMTMTKGQGILNTTFDDYAPYKGDIKYRKQGSLIAFEGGTSVAYGLFSAQDRGTLFIGPGEKVYAGMVIGQCGKAEDVELNVCKTKHLTNTRSSSADEALKLTPPRVLSLEQALEFIDTDELLEVTPKSLRIRKRILDSRMRKRASLK from the coding sequence CATTGCCCATGTAGATCACGGCAAGACAACGCTGGTTGACGGACTGCTCCGACAAAGTGGTATTTTCCGCGCAAACCAGGAAGTTCAGGATCGAGTCATGGATTCCAATGCGATAGAACGTGAACGTGGAATCACAATACTGTCCAAGAATACAGCCGTAAATTATAAGGGAACGAAGATTAACATCATAGATACCCCCGGACATGCTGATTTTGGAGGAGAAGTTGAACGTGTTCTGAAGATGGTAAACGGTGTAATCCTGCTGGTAGACGCTTTTGAAGGACCCATGCCACAGACAAAGTTCGTGCTCCAGAAAGCACTGGATCTCGATCTGAAGGTGATTGTCTGCATTAATAAGATTGATCGGCCAGAGGCAAGACCCGCTGAGGTTATTGATGAGGTATTAGAGCTGCTCATGGATCTGAATGCATCCGATGAACAGCTGGACTGCCCGTTCCTTTATGCCTCTGCCAAGGGTGGTTTTGCTCTTGATAATCTGGAGGATGAGCCAAAAGACATGACTCCGATCTTCGAAACAATATTAAACTATATCCCCGCTCCAGAAGGTGACCCTGACAAAGGCACCCAGGTACTGATCAGCACAATTGATTATAATGAATATGTTGGCCGAATCGGTGTTGGAAAAGTAGATAACGGCAAAATCAAGATAAATGAAGATATCCTGCTGCTGAATCACCATGACCCTCAAAAACAAGAGCGTGTAAAGGTAAGCAAACTTTATGAATTCGAGGGACTGAATAAAGCAGAAGTCCAGGAAGCAGGGATTGGCTCTATTGTTGCGATATCGGGGATCCCCGATATCCGTATCGGTGATACCCTTTGTGATCCATCGAATCCAGAGGCTATTCCATTTCAGAAGATATCAGAGCCAACCATATCCATGAACTTTATGGTGAATGATTCTCCTATGGCAGGACAGGAAGGTAAATATATCACTTCCCGTCACTTAAGAGATCGTCTCTACCGCGAACTGAATACAGACGTGAGCCTGCGTGTGGAGGACACCAAGACTCCTGAGTGCCTGAAGGTCTCAGGACGCGGAGAACTTCATCTCTCTGTTCTGATTGAGAATATGCGCCGTGAAGGATATGAATTCGCAGTAAGTAAAGCCGAAGTGCTTTATAAGGCAGATGAACGGGGACGTAAACTGGAGCCTATGGAAATCGCTTATGTCGATGTGCCCGAAGAGTTCTCAGGAACTGTGATCCAGCGCCTAAGCGAACGTAAGGGCGAACTTCAGGGTATGAGTCAGGCAAGCGGTGGAAACACGAGACTTGAATTCGAGATTCCTTCCCGTGGACTGATTGGTTTTCGCGGTGACTTCATGACGATGACGAAGGGTCAGGGAATATTGAATACCACGTTTGACGACTACGCTCCTTATAAGGGGGACATCAAATACAGAAAGCAAGGCTCTCTAATCGCATTTGAAGGCGGCACATCTGTTGCCTATGGTCTCTTTTCTGCTCAGGACCGCGGAACCTTGTTCATCGGCCCGGGTGAAAAAGTCTATGCCGGCATGGTGATCGGACAGTGCGGAAAAGCAGAGGATGTTGAGCTGAACGTCTGTAAAACAAAACATCTTACTAACACAAGATCCTCGTCTGCAGATGAGGCGTTAAAGCTTACTCCTCCACGGGTGCTTTCATTGGAGCAGGCACTTGAATTCATAGATACGGATGAACTTCTTGAAGTAACACCAAAAAGTCTTCGCATCAGAAAACGTATTCTGGACTCCAGAATGAGAAAACGTGCAAGCTTAAAATAG